A genomic stretch from Leptospira licerasiae serovar Varillal str. VAR 010 includes:
- a CDS encoding TetR/AcrR family transcriptional regulator, whose protein sequence is MKKKDGSPVYPTNGVFRNSRERILEGAAIAFARKGFHGTSLREISRECGLEQPSIYHHFHSKENLFRKALVATHLMILNDIRSRLVKDKGLREEVVSVFRAISDIARQFPDRAKLPFSLVYSAPENLVQEYTNHYGAQYRKLLDAAVDRNPPAKNADLKLSLLVDLLHSLILSISSERFFEDRVRGLEDRIDHILLT, encoded by the coding sequence GTGAAAAAGAAGGACGGTAGCCCTGTCTACCCCACAAATGGAGTTTTCAGAAATTCTCGCGAGAGAATTTTAGAAGGCGCTGCGATAGCTTTTGCTCGTAAAGGTTTCCACGGAACTTCTCTAAGAGAGATCAGTAGAGAATGTGGGTTGGAGCAGCCTAGTATCTATCATCATTTTCATTCCAAAGAAAACCTATTTAGAAAAGCGTTGGTCGCAACTCACTTGATGATATTGAACGATATCCGGAGCAGACTGGTAAAGGACAAAGGTTTAAGGGAAGAAGTGGTCTCAGTATTCCGAGCGATTTCAGATATCGCGAGACAGTTTCCTGATCGAGCTAAACTTCCATTTAGCTTGGTATATTCTGCGCCCGAAAATCTAGTCCAAGAATACACAAACCATTACGGGGCCCAATATAGAAAGTTATTGGATGCGGCAGTAGATCGTAATCCCCCTGCCAAAAACGCAGACCTAAAGCTTTCCCTTCTTGTGGACCTATTACATAGTTTGATACTTTCGATCTCCTCTGAGCGATTTTTCGAGGATAGGGTCAGAGGTTTAGAAGACAGGATCGATCATATCCTTCTTACTTAA
- a CDS encoding acyltransferase family protein, producing MKEYFLGIFRSDEREIAPFNGARTLGFFMLIYGHMYRTVQIFIPDIDPYLRNFLNNGSVCLDLFFPLSGFLIASPLFAELESKGTINWKFFYLKRSLRIFPPFYIFLILQYFLFIPAMLRSAPPELIPQIEAAKSKIWFDFLYLSDYFKGTMFHGWSLSLEEQFYIAFPIFLLVIFRYVPKRFRLGFLIFLTAIPLIYRAIFMYTVILKTSGPESVDLYNANIYYPFHGHIDSVLYGIIFAYIFNFHKSWVEKALQLGPWANYLHAGLWIGLLTYTALVNEFEMGFHQIIRYPSFALLWIGIFILSMRKGDPIGKFLSWKGFSPFAKLSYCAYIIHIVVMTPISRKLLYADKQLEQHEFLLYTIPVGLTVFFFAYFYHLITEKPFAILKDKLIAKYKVKMTSEVFREQLQKVS from the coding sequence ATGAAAGAATATTTCCTGGGAATTTTTAGGTCCGACGAAAGGGAGATCGCACCCTTTAACGGGGCAAGAACCTTGGGCTTTTTCATGCTGATCTACGGACATATGTACCGTACAGTTCAGATATTTATCCCGGATATCGATCCCTACTTAAGAAATTTCTTAAATAATGGTTCTGTTTGTTTGGATCTATTTTTTCCTTTGAGTGGATTCTTGATCGCGAGCCCATTGTTTGCGGAATTAGAGTCCAAAGGTACAATCAACTGGAAGTTTTTCTATCTAAAACGATCCTTGAGGATTTTCCCTCCATTTTATATTTTCCTAATTCTCCAATATTTTCTGTTCATTCCGGCAATGCTGAGAAGCGCTCCACCGGAACTTATACCTCAAATCGAAGCGGCCAAAAGTAAGATCTGGTTCGACTTCCTGTATCTTTCCGACTATTTCAAAGGAACCATGTTCCATGGCTGGTCTCTTTCTTTAGAGGAACAATTCTATATCGCTTTTCCGATCTTTCTTTTGGTCATTTTCAGATATGTCCCAAAACGTTTTCGATTGGGATTTTTGATATTCCTTACCGCAATCCCTTTGATCTACCGTGCAATCTTTATGTATACCGTGATCTTAAAGACTTCCGGCCCGGAAAGTGTGGACCTATACAATGCCAATATTTATTATCCATTCCATGGACATATAGATTCGGTCCTATATGGAATTATATTCGCATATATATTCAATTTTCATAAATCATGGGTCGAAAAGGCTCTGCAATTAGGCCCTTGGGCGAATTATTTACATGCAGGACTTTGGATCGGGCTTTTAACTTATACCGCATTAGTGAACGAATTCGAAATGGGTTTTCATCAGATCATTCGTTACCCAAGTTTTGCTTTATTATGGATCGGGATTTTTATTCTATCGATGAGAAAGGGAGACCCAATCGGAAAATTCCTTTCCTGGAAAGGATTCTCTCCTTTTGCAAAATTATCCTACTGTGCGTACATCATTCATATTGTGGTGATGACGCCGATTTCCAGAAAGTTGCTGTACGCGGACAAACAATTAGAGCAACATGAATTTCTGCTGTATACCATCCCGGTTGGACTGACAGTTTTCTTCTTTGCGTATTTCTACCATTTGATCACTGAAAAACCTTTTGCTATACTCAAAGATAAATTGATCGCAAAATACAAAGTTAAGATGACTTCCGAAGTTTTCAGAGAACAATTGCAGAAGGTTTCCTGA
- a CDS encoding OmpA/MotB family protein produces MKKNLGILTLIFASASLLSNCVTQSKYDALQAMYDQKARELSNLEKDKSSLQRSVEDMKRMQEETERRIADYRSLLESFKGMIDSGKLKIRIVDGRMVVILSSDILFPPGSSSLSTKGTDAIKEVTGILSSLHGRRFQVEGHTDDVPTGIKGYSNWELASARALTVLHTMVKSGMPEDRISAASMGSSRPSVPNTSVENRTANRRIEIVIVPDLSNLPGIEELRKLSE; encoded by the coding sequence ATGAAAAAGAATCTGGGTATTCTTACCTTAATTTTCGCCTCGGCTTCCCTTTTATCTAACTGCGTTACCCAATCTAAGTATGACGCCTTACAGGCGATGTATGATCAGAAAGCAAGGGAGCTTTCCAATTTAGAAAAAGATAAGTCTTCCCTCCAAAGATCCGTTGAGGATATGAAAAGGATGCAGGAAGAAACTGAAAGAAGGATCGCCGATTATAGAAGCTTATTAGAAAGTTTTAAAGGAATGATCGATTCCGGAAAACTTAAGATCCGGATCGTAGATGGAAGAATGGTGGTAATACTTTCTTCCGATATATTATTCCCTCCTGGTTCGTCGAGTCTATCTACTAAAGGGACCGATGCAATTAAAGAAGTGACCGGAATTCTATCTTCTCTTCATGGAAGAAGATTCCAAGTAGAAGGTCATACGGATGACGTTCCTACAGGGATCAAAGGATATTCCAACTGGGAACTTGCATCTGCGAGAGCTTTAACAGTTTTGCATACAATGGTGAAGTCCGGAATGCCTGAAGATAGGATCAGTGCAGCTTCTATGGGATCTTCTCGTCCTTCTGTCCCGAATACAAGTGTGGAGAATAGAACCGCAAATCGAAGGATAGAAATTGTAATCGTTCCGGACTTATCTAATCTACCTGGTATTGAAGAATTACGTAAATTGAGCGAATAG
- a CDS encoding ATP-binding cassette domain-containing protein, whose translation MISVSGLSLNFGKKILFENVTVKFKENCRYGLIGANGSGKSTFMKILAGMEQAAAGSVAIDVGVKVGYLKQDHYEYENETVLNTVMMGNKELWAIAKERDEIYSKPEMSDEDGIRVSELEEAFGEMGGYEAESVAGELLEGLGIPTNIHGQTLSFLTGGFKLRVLLAQVLFQKPDVLLLDEPTNHLDIKTIHWLESFLLNYKGVVIVISHDRYFINSVASHICDLDYQTMTVYPGNYDEYMEASQAARERAQSDNKRAKEKIADLQEFVSRFSANAAKSKQATSRQKMIEKIKDNMVEIRPSSRLFPYIVFKMKRVLGKDVILADNISKAYEDRVIFKDFTINITKGEKIAIIGTNGVGKTTLLKTLMKQIEPDSGTVSFGDSVEASVFPQDHREGIGEDADSIIEWLYRYAPPGTEMEEIRAILGRMLFSGDMAKKPTQVLSGGEKSRIILGKMIMAQDNLLALDEPTNHLDLESIESLNYALTKFEGTILFVSHDREFVSSIATRVLEVTTEGIRDFKGTYEEFLEREGQEFYKRLAGGPVLTEA comes from the coding sequence ATGATCAGCGTTTCGGGTTTATCTCTGAATTTCGGAAAGAAAATTCTTTTTGAAAACGTAACCGTTAAGTTTAAAGAAAACTGTAGATACGGTCTGATCGGAGCCAATGGTTCCGGTAAATCCACTTTTATGAAAATCCTTGCCGGAATGGAGCAGGCTGCCGCCGGTTCCGTTGCGATCGATGTAGGAGTTAAAGTAGGTTACTTAAAACAGGACCATTACGAATACGAAAATGAAACAGTATTGAATACTGTGATGATGGGGAATAAAGAACTTTGGGCAATCGCCAAAGAAAGAGACGAAATTTATTCCAAACCTGAAATGTCCGACGAGGATGGGATCCGAGTTTCCGAGTTAGAGGAAGCTTTTGGAGAAATGGGCGGTTACGAGGCGGAAAGTGTAGCGGGAGAATTGTTAGAAGGTTTAGGAATTCCTACAAACATTCATGGCCAGACACTTTCTTTTTTAACAGGTGGCTTTAAACTTAGGGTATTACTTGCACAGGTACTATTCCAAAAACCGGATGTTCTACTTTTGGACGAACCTACCAACCACTTGGATATCAAAACGATCCACTGGCTGGAATCTTTCCTATTGAATTATAAGGGAGTGGTCATAGTAATTTCTCACGACCGTTACTTCATCAACTCTGTTGCTTCTCATATCTGCGACTTAGATTATCAAACGATGACAGTTTATCCAGGCAACTACGACGAGTATATGGAAGCTTCTCAGGCTGCAAGAGAAAGAGCTCAGTCGGACAATAAACGAGCAAAAGAGAAGATTGCGGATCTGCAAGAGTTCGTTAGTAGATTTAGTGCTAACGCTGCAAAATCTAAACAGGCAACTTCCCGCCAAAAGATGATCGAAAAGATCAAAGATAATATGGTGGAGATCAGACCTTCTTCCAGGCTTTTCCCTTATATAGTTTTCAAAATGAAAAGAGTTCTAGGTAAGGATGTAATCCTTGCGGACAATATTTCCAAAGCTTACGAAGACAGAGTGATCTTTAAGGACTTTACGATCAATATCACCAAAGGGGAGAAGATCGCGATCATCGGAACGAACGGCGTAGGAAAAACAACTCTCTTAAAAACTCTGATGAAGCAGATCGAACCTGATTCTGGAACGGTTTCATTCGGAGACTCTGTGGAGGCTTCTGTCTTTCCTCAGGATCATAGGGAGGGGATAGGAGAAGACGCGGATTCCATTATAGAATGGTTATATAGATATGCTCCTCCAGGCACGGAAATGGAAGAGATTCGAGCTATTTTGGGAAGAATGCTATTTAGTGGGGATATGGCTAAAAAACCTACCCAGGTGCTTTCCGGAGGGGAAAAATCCAGGATCATTTTAGGAAAGATGATCATGGCTCAGGACAATCTTCTGGCATTGGACGAACCTACCAACCACTTGGATTTGGAATCTATTGAGTCCTTGAACTACGCTTTGACCAAATTTGAAGGAACCATTTTATTCGTTTCTCACGATAGGGAGTTTGTAAGTTCAATCGCAACTCGAGTTCTGGAAGTAACCACAGAAGGTATCCGAGACTTCAAAGGAACTTACGAAGAATTCTTAGAAAGAGAAGGACAAGAATTCTATAAACGTCTAGCTGGTGGACCTGTTCTGACAGAAGCTTAG
- the rdgB gene encoding RdgB/HAM1 family non-canonical purine NTP pyrophosphatase, whose amino-acid sequence MKSLSLASNNSHKVREIRAILTPLGFTLSTPKELGIDFGPEETGKTFTENALLKARELFSLSKLPSLADDSGICVEALGGEPGVYSARFGGEGLDDEGRARLLLEKMKGEKNRNAKYVCVIALVTSEGEFTFEGECPGIISDIYDTSGNGFGYDPIFYYPPFSAHFSQVSDEKKNSVSHRKKALDELVKHLKTYS is encoded by the coding sequence TTGAAATCCCTTTCTTTAGCCTCCAACAATTCCCATAAAGTTCGCGAAATTCGAGCCATCCTAACTCCTTTAGGGTTTACATTATCCACCCCAAAGGAGTTAGGTATCGATTTCGGTCCGGAAGAAACCGGTAAAACTTTCACCGAAAACGCTCTTCTGAAAGCTAGGGAATTATTCTCTCTTTCTAAACTTCCCTCCTTAGCGGACGATTCAGGAATTTGTGTGGAAGCTTTAGGCGGAGAACCCGGAGTCTATTCTGCTCGTTTCGGCGGAGAAGGTTTAGACGACGAGGGAAGAGCCAGACTTCTCCTCGAAAAAATGAAAGGAGAAAAAAACCGGAACGCAAAATACGTATGTGTGATCGCGTTAGTTACTTCGGAAGGAGAATTTACCTTCGAGGGGGAATGTCCCGGAATCATCTCCGATATTTACGATACAAGCGGAAATGGATTCGGATACGATCCTATTTTTTATTACCCACCCTTCTCCGCTCATTTTTCCCAAGTATCCGATGAGAAAAAGAATTCAGTTTCGCATCGTAAAAAAGCATTGGATGAATTAGTAAAACATCTGAAAACATATTCATAA
- the ccrA gene encoding crotonyl-CoA carboxylase/reductase, with amino-acid sequence MSAPEIVPIGQLPPLGVVPKKMHAQVIRPERFGDPIKSIQPEEIDVPEIKPDEVLVAVMAAGINYNNVWAGLGFPVDVIGARNKKGEPEKFHIGGSDASGIVYKVGSEVKNVKVGDEVVLHCGIWDKNDPWVKEGKDPMFAPSQLIWAYETNWGSFAQFCKVQDHQCLPKPKHLSWEEAAAYMLVGATAYRMLHHWKPNDVKPGDVVLIWGGAGGLGAMAIQIVKAAGGIPIAVVSSDDKIDFCKKLGAAGVINRNNFKHWGALTSDINKPEVFVEWTKQAREFGKAIWDIAGKGNNPKIVFEHPGETTIPTSVFVCETGGMVVICAGTTGYNATVDLRYLWMRQKRLQGSHFANDENSIGLNQLVIDKKVDPVLSQTFQFHETAQAHQLMKENKHPAGNMSILVGADKLGLGRK; translated from the coding sequence ATGAGCGCACCTGAAATCGTACCAATTGGCCAACTCCCTCCATTAGGAGTGGTCCCTAAAAAAATGCATGCACAGGTCATTAGACCGGAACGTTTTGGAGACCCGATAAAGTCTATCCAACCAGAAGAGATCGACGTTCCTGAAATTAAACCTGACGAAGTGTTGGTTGCAGTTATGGCGGCCGGAATTAATTATAATAACGTTTGGGCAGGTCTTGGATTTCCAGTCGATGTGATCGGAGCAAGAAACAAAAAAGGCGAACCGGAAAAGTTCCATATCGGTGGTTCAGATGCTTCCGGGATCGTATATAAAGTAGGTTCCGAAGTTAAGAACGTAAAAGTGGGAGACGAGGTCGTCCTACACTGCGGGATCTGGGACAAGAACGATCCTTGGGTCAAAGAAGGAAAAGATCCTATGTTTGCACCTTCCCAATTGATTTGGGCATACGAAACTAACTGGGGTTCTTTTGCGCAGTTTTGTAAGGTCCAAGACCACCAATGTCTTCCTAAACCGAAACATCTTTCTTGGGAAGAAGCAGCAGCTTACATGCTTGTTGGAGCAACCGCTTACAGAATGCTTCACCATTGGAAACCGAACGATGTAAAACCGGGTGACGTTGTCCTTATCTGGGGAGGAGCAGGTGGTTTAGGAGCCATGGCGATCCAGATCGTAAAGGCAGCCGGTGGAATTCCAATCGCAGTAGTTTCTTCCGACGATAAGATCGATTTCTGTAAAAAGTTAGGCGCCGCCGGAGTGATTAACAGAAACAATTTTAAACATTGGGGAGCTCTCACTTCGGACATTAATAAGCCTGAAGTATTTGTAGAATGGACCAAACAAGCCCGCGAATTCGGAAAGGCTATCTGGGACATCGCAGGCAAAGGAAACAACCCTAAGATCGTATTCGAACATCCTGGAGAAACCACCATCCCTACTTCCGTATTCGTTTGTGAAACCGGAGGAATGGTAGTAATCTGTGCGGGAACTACAGGGTACAACGCAACAGTCGACTTAAGATATCTTTGGATGCGCCAGAAACGTCTTCAAGGTTCTCACTTTGCAAATGACGAAAACTCAATCGGTCTAAACCAATTAGTGATCGATAAAAAAGTGGATCCGGTTCTTTCTCAAACCTTCCAGTTCCATGAAACTGCGCAAGCTCACCAATTGATGAAAGAAAACAAACACCCTGCAGGAAACATGAGTATCCTCGTAGGTGCCGATAAACTAGGATTAGGTAGAAAATAA
- a CDS encoding STAS domain-containing protein, with protein MEITVQGDIHIIKISGSILQSDSEELDRNLSDHNFEPSPKIIIDLTEVSHICSTALGILVSYKKKFNSAEGDIIIVVNDDDLLQLFEITMLDKVFKVLPTIEDAFDEFKLGN; from the coding sequence ATGGAAATAACGGTTCAAGGCGACATCCACATCATCAAAATTTCCGGATCCATTTTGCAATCCGACAGCGAGGAACTGGACCGCAACCTGAGCGACCATAATTTCGAACCTTCTCCTAAGATCATCATCGATCTTACTGAGGTGAGTCATATTTGCTCAACTGCGCTGGGGATCCTGGTCTCCTACAAAAAAAAGTTCAACTCTGCAGAAGGGGATATTATCATCGTAGTGAACGACGACGATCTTCTCCAACTATTCGAGATCACAATGTTGGACAAAGTATTCAAAGTTCTTCCTACTATCGAAGACGCTTTTGACGAGTTCAAATTGGGAAATTGA